The Elephas maximus indicus isolate mEleMax1 chromosome 19, mEleMax1 primary haplotype, whole genome shotgun sequence genome contains a region encoding:
- the LOC126062372 gene encoding keratin-associated protein 9-1-like, which produces MTHSCCSPCCQPSCCTTTCSQPTCYTTTCCQPTCSGSCCYQPCCRPTCQTTCCTTSCQPVCQASCCRPSCCSTPCCQPTCSVSSCAGQTSCGSSCCQPCCRPSCCSTPCCQPACSGPVYCRRTCYRPTCVCLTSGLPQSFGSSCCQPSCC; this is translated from the coding sequence ATGACCCACTCCTGCTGCTCCCCTTGTTGCCAGCCCAGCTGCTGCACAACCACCTGCTCCCAGCCCACCTGCTACACAACCACCTGTTGCCAGCCCACCTGCTCTGGGTCCTGCTGCTACCAGCCTTGCTGCCGCCCAACTTGTCAAACCACCTGCTGTACCACCAGCTGCCAACCAGTTTGTCAGGCCAGCTGCTGCCGTCCTTCCTGTTGCAGCACACCCTGCTGCCAGCCCACCTGCTCTGTGTCCAGCTGCGCTGGCCAAACCAGCTGTGGGTCCAGCTGCTGCCAGCCTTGCTGCCGCCCTAGTTGCTGCTCCACACCCTGCTGCCAGCCAGCTTGCTCTGGCCCCGTGTACTGTCGGAGAACCTGCTACCGCCCAACATGTGTCTGCCTGACTAGTGGCCTACCCCAGAGCTTTGGATCCAGCTGCTGCCAACCTTCCTGCTGCTGA
- the LOC126062373 gene encoding keratin-associated protein 9-1-like, protein MTHSCCPPCCQPSCCTTTCSQPTCYTTTCCQPTCSGSCCYQPCCRPTCQTTCCTTSCQPVCQTSCCRPSCCSTPCCQPTCSVSSCAGQTSCGSSCCQPCCRPSCCSTPCCQPACSGPVYCRRTCYRPTCVCLTSGLPQSFGSSCCQPSCC, encoded by the coding sequence ATGACCCACTCCTGCTGTCCCCCTTGTTGCCAGCCCAGCTGCTGCACAACCACCTGCTCCCAGCCCACCTGCTACACAACCACCTGTTGCCAGCCCACCTGCTCTGGGTCCTGCTGCTACCAGCCTTGCTGCCGCCCAACTTGTCAAACCACCTGCTGTACCACCAGCTGCCAACCAGTTTGTCAGACCAGCTGCTGCCGTCCTTCCTGTTGCAGCACACCCTGCTGCCAGCCCACCTGCTCTGTGTCCAGCTGCGCTGGCCAAACCAGCTGTGGGTCCAGCTGCTGCCAGCCTTGCTGCCGCCCTAGTTGCTGCTCCACACCCTGCTGCCAGCCAGCTTGCTCTGGCCCCGTGTACTGTCGGAGAACCTGCTACCGCCCAACATGTGTCTGCCTGACTAGTGGCCTACCCCAGAGCTTTGGATCCAGCTGCTGCCAACCTTCCTGCTGCTGA